CTAGTGGTTATGAACCTAAATTTCCTGAGGAGACCTTTCGAACGCCTGATGGattaacaaatataatattagattataaatataaaaatgataatttaaaaattcataattattattattttttcctttattttttgaagaAATTACGTGATGAGgagaaaaggaaaattaaattaaGGAAAAGAATGGAAGGGAAGAACGATGAGTATGGTGATAGTattaatgatgatgatgatcTTGACAATCGTATGATAAATGTTCAGgagtttttatttttgaagAAGAAAGGTTTTTTCGAGGGTGAGTTATATACATGGAAAAATTGGGTTCTGTTGAATAGGGGTGAATGGAGAGATACCATAGTTTATGGTGATGaggatgataataattgtggtaataatagtaatagtaatagtaatagtagtagtaatattaatagtaatagtagtagtaataataatagtaatagtagtagtaataataatagtaatagtagtagtaatattaatagtaatagtaatagtaGTAGTAATTTTTATggtgatgataatatatataatgtatataataattatcataacgaacgatatgatataaaaactTTGAGACCTCTGGTAGAACcgaaaatgaaaagaatgCCCATTGAATACTGGGGAAGTTTTCGAGCTATCGATTTTAATGTGAATCATTATccaatatataaaaaattatttgattattttaataaagtgaatgtaaatgaaaatgaCGAGACGGGAAAattttatccttttttattttttcctcGTTTTGGTATTGGTAGAGATAGGTTAGGATTAGGTTATGGTGATGCTCAATATTTTGGTAATTATGGAgatttttatgaaaaaaggAAAGAAAGAGAAGAAAGATTaagaaaaaggaatataGAGATGCAATTAAAAGgaaatgataatgataaatatgatatgaatataatagaCAATAAATGTTCTgagaaaatattaaatacaaatatacataaagAAATTTTTATAGATAAAGATGATTTTGGACCGAATTTTATAAAGATTGAAGAAGCGActgatataataaaatatccACAAAATGGTAAATTATATCAGAAATTTTATTTGGGACCTTTAAATATAACAGATGGACATACATTTGGttctttaataaaatatgtttgTCAAACTCAGATTTATGGATATGCTATCGTCGCTATAAAAGTTcataatatgaatgaagatactaaaataaataatgtacAAGAAGATTTATTAGAAATCgcattaaatatatctgatgtatgtatatatagtaaagaaataaatttaGAGTCTAATATTAgattaatttttaaaggACCTTTAATGTTAGTTGCTGGTATGATACCGTTACCTTcacatttaaaaataataaataaagaacattatatatgtacGATAAAAGAAGATGGATTTATAGATATATCTATAAAGATAGAATATGGTAAAGGACATTGGTTAACATATGATAAAggattatataaaagagAACGAGGATCAGATAATGATTGtatgaaaaaaagagaaattAAGGAAGtagtaaataaaaattatatgcCTATTAGTTCTAGTTTTGGTGCATGTAGAATGATAAGATTAACTGTTCATAAAATTGCTACAAAATTCTGGTGTGAAGACAGATGTGAATTTACAGATCCAAAACAAATGTTAGTTGTAGAAATATGGACAGATTGTAGAATGTTACCAAAAAATGTTCTTTTATATggaattaaaaatattaaaaaaatattaaggAAATTTAGGGAAATGATTATAAAAGATACCGATTTTACATTTCAAGAGGAAGAAcaagaaattaaaaatttatggCCAGCTattgataaatataaatatttgcAAACTCGACAAAAAATGGAAGGAGGACCACCTATACATAATATTGATGAAGATGTTCTTAGTGAacaaatacaaaaaaataaatcacTTGATCCATTTTCTCAAGAACTAATGAATCCAGATAATTTTCCAAAACATTCAAATATACAATTACCTATACAAGACACACCACCACCTTTTCTAGATACATTGGAATGGTTAAAAATGGAACTCAAGAAGGAAAATAAcaagaataatataacacaatgcaaaaatacaaaatggaaagaaacaaaaaataaagataaatttaataaaaagagaACATTTGATTATgatgaatatttaaatcATCGTTTATCAGATATATTAAACGAAAAATAAAAGcaacatataaatatataaatatataaatatataaatatttagatatataaatatataaatatataaatatttagatatataaatatataaatatataaatatttagatatataaatgtttagatatataaatatctattattattatcattattatccttttttttttttttttttttttttttttacaNNNNNNNNNNNNNNNNNNNNNNNNNNNNNNNNNNNNNNNNNNNNNNNNNNNNNNNNNNNNNNNNNNNNNNNNNNNNNNNNNNNNNNNNNNNNNNNNNNNNNNNNNNNNNNNNNNNNNNNNNNNNNNNNNNNNNNNNNNNNNNNNNNNNNNNNNNNNNNNNNNNNNNNNNNNNNNNNNNNNNNNNNNNNNNNNNNNNNNNNNNNNNNNNNNNNNNNNNNNNNNNNNNNNNNNNNNNNNNNNNNNNNNNNNNNNNNNNNNNNNNNNNNNNNNNNNNNNNNNNNNNNNNNNNNNNNNNNNNNNNNNNNNNNNNNNNNNNNNNNNNNNNNNNNNNNNNNNNNNNNNNNNNNNNNNNNNNNNNNNNNNNNNNNNNNNNNGTTTATATCCTtgtttatttgtttgttaatttattttatttttttgtgactacaattttttataccactttatttttcctttttatttgttatatatatatatatatatatattattttatgattcttaaaaaaatataatattagaCTAATTTATGATcacataaaaatttaaaaaagaaaaaaatcaaaatttatttatataagaaaaaaaaaaaattaaaactaataaaaaggaaatatacatatatatatatatataatatattttatattttatatttgtcATGTTTCTTTTCCGTCTTGTAAAAGCTTTTCccatatataataataaccaCTTAATTTAGGTATAATCaaatttatgtattttttattttctttatattcattGCTTATAACCCAGTAGGCATCTGGATAACTTATTTTTCCGCACAGCTAAAAggaaataagaaaaaaaaatatatatatgttgaataaattatacatatatgcATTAATTACGaattatacttttttttttcttttttcttataatgCGTACCATGTTATCTAgtaatatttcttttgtGTTGCCCTTGTTTATTTCAAgctttatataatcatttttgaaattaaaagatatatcTTCACAACTGGtttctttataaaaataaagtaaaataaaataaaataaaataatatatttctatttaatgaaatatatatatatatatatatataaatatatatgtgtgtgtgtATTATTTGATTTACCATCATATATTGGTATATTCAATTCTATATATTCCAGAGATTCTCTCCAATCAaaactaaaaaaaatatatatatagataatatgtgtttatatgtaaaaatatataaattggATATAAGAcacaataaaaatatgaacaaacatataaatgtatttatatatataaatatatatatatatatatatatatatatatatatttttttttttttttttttttattacgtattattatttagCAGTGGTCCTTTTTCAAAGGGCATGTGTAGCAATCCTTTATActgtaaaaaaaaatatattattacatatattattaatttttatttttattttatttaatttttacCTTTAGCAGTGACTTTGCCGTATCTGTAAAaggatttttttttggtttgTTATCGATTTTCattgttttaattttttcataaatatttgttataGTTAATTTATCTTCTGGATAATTATCATCTTCAATTTCATCAAAGgttttttcaattttttgCATTATGtcatattcttttttaatatctgGATTTTGTTTCTCATTTATTTCGGTATTATAAAAAGCTTTCATTGCACAttgttttaatttatcGTCTGTCTTGTTAATAACTTCATCAACATTTCTCATATCTATTTTCTTGTCTTGTTCTTCTAATCtctttatttcttcttcttcttttgCTTTAGAGTTGCTCtaattaaataaaacaagatataacaaaaaaaaaaaaaaaaaaaaaaaaaaaaaaaatttatttaaacaTANNNNNNNNNNNNNNNNNNNNNNNNNNNNNNNNNNNNNNNNNNNNNNNNNNNNNNNNNNNNNNNNNNNNNNNNNNNNNNNNNNNNNNNNNNNNNNNNNNNNNNNNNNNNNNNNNNNNNNNNNNNNNNNNNNNNNNNNNNNNNNNNNNNNNNNNNNNNNNNNNNNNNNNNNNNNNNNNNNNNNNNNNNNNNNNNNNNNNNNNNNNNNNNNNNNNNNNNNNNNNNNNNNNNNNNNNNNNNNNNNNNNNNNNNNNNNNNNNNNNNNNNNNNNNNNNNNNNNNNNNNNNNNNNNNNNNNNNNNNNNNNNNNNNNNNNNNNNNNNNNNNNNNNNNNNNNNNNNNNNNNNNNNNNNNNNNNNNNNNNNNNNNNNNNNNNNNNNNNNNNNNNNNNNNNNNNNNNNNNNtttttttttttttattataatttatttaatattttatattttatattaaaaaaaacaaaaaaaaaaaaaaaaaaaaaaaaaaaaaaaaaaaaaaaaaaaaaaaaaaaaaaaaaaatatgataaaacacatatatatatatatatatatatatatatatatatatatatatatatatgtatatgtatttattaagGTAATgtcttatttatttatttatttttatccaTTTACTTCAATTTCTTTAAACAGTTTGAGAGATTCTTCTCCATATTTTCCATTTTCTATATCTTTAATAAGATTCtacattttaataaaatgattaaatattatgttcatggcacaaaattaaatataaattcacacacaaaaaaaagaaaaaataaagtaatataatatattgtatattaaatatataacatgtacacatacatatatatatatatatatatatatatatttatttatttatttatttatttatttattttatttttttacatcAAGTTCTGGATCAAGATCGTCTATTTCATGATGTTCCTTTTCATCTGGTTTACTTTTAATAcaatttcttattttttttttatttttattttttaataaaaattcaaatgtttttttacatttaataaaagtGTAAGATCTTGatcttttattatcatataaaaatattttcttattattaaacGTAAAAGTTGCGTACTTTTTTCTAgcattattatatgatattatatgaacacactttattatatgaaataaataaaaaaatataataacttggatatatattattcttctTAATATGTGTGAcataatttgtttttattaattcataggcattacataatatatatatatatatatatatatatatatatatatatgcaattttatatataaatgtatataatttatttttatttagtattcatattttatattaatatgctacaaaaatatatttcttacTTTCTTACTCACATGgttattttttcaaatcagccaaataaaaatattaagcacaaagaagaaataacaattatatatatatttgcaTTTTACACATTGTActaaaagaaaaaaaaataaataataataaaaataaaataaaatagaataaaataaaattggatcatataaatataatatatatatatatatatatatatgtcaATATAAgttaattattttttacgCACCTGTATATAGATTCATNNNNNNNNNNNNNNNNNNNNNNNNNNNNNNNNNNNNNNNNNNNNNNNNNNNNNNNNNNNNNNNNNNNNNNNNNNNNNNNNNNNNNNNNNNNNNNNNNNNNaatatttaataatattatttttttaataattttgcaatttaaaatgtaacatacatataaataaatatatatatatatatattttttttttttttttttttttccttaaaagaaaaattattataataaaatattttatttaaaaatattaaatataataaagtaacctacaacaaaaaaatactttaaaaaacatataacaatattctatataaatactatatttttttttactgctacaaaaaaaaataaagtaaaaaatacaaaatactgtaaaatatattatatatatattttcccCTATTTTTAGcttaataaaacatataaatttatttctttggaatacttttctttcttataagtataatttaattatatatatatatatatatatttttttttttttttttttttataataaggACATGaacttattttttcatatatattgaatataattaatttcatatataatatttgatataaatataccgttttatatttttgagAATATACCAATttgaacatatatatatatatatatattttttttttttttatttatttatataaaacttACTTTGAGTAAGattatatttctttctttatttttcttttattattacaaaatgaaaaatcATTTTTGTATTCCTTTAGCTGATGACATGCACTGTCACTTAAGGCAAGACGATATGCTGGATTTTACCGTAAATTCCATTAGAAGAGGCGGATGTAATCGTGTTTTAGTGATGCCGAACACGAATCCTATTATAAGTACTTGTAATGATgcacaaaaatatttatatcaacTGAAAAGTCGTGATGATGATATAGAATATTTAATGACCTTGTATTTGAATAAGAATACGGATGAAAACGATATATTAAGTAATTACTATAAGTGTAATTTACAAGGcgtaaaaatatatcctAGTAATGTAACCACCAATTCTAGTGATGGCATTACTAGCCTAGAACCTTATTATAAGGTATTTCATGCActagaaaaattaaataagaGTATACATATCCATTGTGAGGAACCAAATATAAATCCATTATATGCTGAGGAAAGGTATTTACCGCATATACATGATTTAGCTGTAAAGTTTCCAGGTTTGAATATTGTTTTAGAACATATATCGTCAAGCGAATCGATAAATGTTATTAAACAATTTCCAAATGTAGCAGGTTCCATAACACctcatcatttatatttaactATAGATGATGTTGTtaatatggatatatatGATCATGCAATAGATAACACATctattgaaaaatatataaaaaatacatatcATTATTGTAAGCCATTACCAAAATTATTAGAAGATAAAATTGCTTTAcaaaatgttataaaagATGATTTTCCAAGAGTCTTTTTGGGTTCGGATTCAGCACCTCATTACAAAGTTATGAAGCGCAAACCCTACTATAAACCAGGAATATACACACAAccatttttaataaattatgttGCTCATATATTCAACAAATTCGATGCAATAGATAAGATGGAAAATTTTACCTCAAAAAATGCTTCCCTCTTTCTAAATTTaggagaaaaaaaattggcaaaatattacatatatgtgCAAAAACATCCATTTAAATTACcaaaagaatataatgGTGTAGTCCCCTTTTTGGCAGGGAAGACTTTGGATTATGACATACATTATATAAGTAAGTTTTAATAAAActcaaatatttttacgaatttttttttttattttcattattttattattataattaaattattattataattatattataattatattataattatattattattatattattattattaggataataataataataattattattattttttttttttaatattttttagtatgttcaataattataaatatgtatatatatatatatatatatatatatatatatatatatatatttgttcattatttggcatttcaaaaaaaaaatgaagtattttatttgtttaatatttttttttttattaaattattatcatacatattatatatatatatatata
This is a stretch of genomic DNA from Plasmodium reichenowi strain SY57 chromosome 14, whole genome shotgun sequence. It encodes these proteins:
- a CDS encoding DNA-directed RNA polymerase, alpha subunit, putative, with amino-acid sequence MPFLVFISLWLHTIIVIYKCVHIFKSSYISSAGKLLMFERKNKRGKIKLILNKNKEEKNIRRESLKKYIVHSTDNDKEFIHINDNYKIFQKKNFIKKYHVKDEEIKEYLEQINNNRASGYEPKFPEETFRTPDGLTNIILDYKYKNDNLKIHNYYYFFLYFLKKLRDEEKRKIKLRKRMEGKNDEYGDSINDDDDLDNRMINVQEFLFLKKKGFFEGELYTWKNWVLLNRGEWRDTIVYGDEDDNNCGNNSNSNSNSSSNINSNSSSNNNSNSSSNNNSNSSSNINSNSNSSSNFYGDDNIYNVYNNYHNERYDIKTLRPLVEPKMKRMPIEYWGSFRAIDFNVNHYPIYKKLFDYFNKVNVNENDETGKFYPFLFFPRFGIGRDRLGLGYGDAQYFGNYGDFYEKRKEREERLRKRNIEMQLKGNDNDKYDMNIIDNKCSEKILNTNIHKEIFIDKDDFGPNFIKIEEATDIIKYPQNGKLYQKFYLGPLNITDGHTFGSLIKYVCQTQIYGYAIVAIKVHNMNEDTKINNVQEDLLEIALNISDVCIYSKEINLESNIRLIFKGPLMLVAGMIPLPSHLKIINKEHYICTIKEDGFIDISIKIEYGKGHWLTYDKGLYKRERGSDNDCMKKREIKEVVNKNYMPISSSFGACRMIRLTVHKIATKFWCEDRCEFTDPKQMLVVEIWTDCRMLPKNVLLYGIKNIKKILRKFREMIIKDTDFTFQEEEQEIKNLWPAIDKYKYLQTRQKMEGGPPIHNIDEDVLSEQIQKNKSLDPFSQELMNPDNFPKHSNIQLPIQDTPPPFLDTLEWLKMELKKENNKNNITQCKNTKWKETKNKDKFNKKRTFDYDEYLNHRLSDILNEK
- a CDS encoding dihydroorotase, putative codes for the protein MKNHFCIPLADDMHCHLRQDDMLDFTVNSIRRGGCNRVLVMPNTNPIISTCNDAQKYLYQLKSRDDDIEYLMTLYLNKNTDENDILSNYYKCNLQGVKIYPSNVTTNSSDGITSLEPYYKVFHALEKLNKSIHIHCEEPNINPLYAEERYLPHIHDLAVKFPGLNIVLEHISSSESINVIKQFPNVAGSITPHHLYLTIDDVVNMDIYDHAIDNTSIEKYIKNTYHYCKPLPKLLEDKIALQNVIKDDFPRVFLGSDSAPHYKVMKRKPYYKPGIYTQPFLINYVAHIFNKFDAIDKMENFTSKNASLFLNLGEKKLAKYYIYVQKHPFKLPKEYNGVVPFLAGKTLDYDIHYISKF
- a CDS encoding hypothetical protein (conserved Plasmodium protein, unknown function); its protein translation is MSHILRRIIYIQVIIFFYLFHIIKCVHIISYNNARKKYATFTFNNKKIFLYDNKRSRSYTFIKCKKTFEFLLKNKNKKKIRNCIKSKPDEKEHHEIDDLDPELDSNSKAKEEEEIKRLEEQDKKIDMRNVDEVINKTDDKLKQCAMKAFYNTEINEKQNPDIKKEYDIMQKIEKTFDEIEDDNYPEDKLTITNIYEKIKTMKIDNKPKKNPFTDTAKSLLKYKGLLHMPFEKGPLLNNNTFDWRESLEYIELNIPIYDETSCEDISFNFKNDYIKLEINKGNTKEILLDNMLCGKISYPDAYWVISNEYKENKKYINLIIPKLSGYYYIWEKLLQDGKET